Proteins from one Chaetodon auriga isolate fChaAug3 chromosome 19, fChaAug3.hap1, whole genome shotgun sequence genomic window:
- the LOC143338449 gene encoding hydroxycarboxylic acid receptor 2-like — MRANTIPYQRSHLLQHINVDTVRAAGRCCASLPVQTMNLSHPDECCAFESPILDQVLPPILILEFMFGLMGNFVALWMFIFHMDTWKPNSVYLTHLAVADSIVLFCLPFRADYYRRGKNWLHGDALCRILLFLLAANRAAGIFFLTAVAVDRYFKIVHPLNRINRMGLGYALWVSLGLWGLIFFATGYLLADEHFFYNSNRTQCESFNICMGFSPLSTWHNTFYVIQFFLPTVIVAFCTIRITWQLRNRTVDRKGKIKRAVQFVLAVALIFITCFFPSTVSRIAVWILKAWYDECKYFEEANLAFYTSVCFTYFNSVLNPVVYYFSSPAFSGTFKKLLNKLLRRDDGEDQTGSSANDISTIHGRT, encoded by the coding sequence ATGAGAGCAAACACGATTCCCTACCAAAGAagtcacctgctgcagcataTTAATGTTGACACTGTACGAGCAGCAGGTCGGTGCTGTGCTTCACTGCCTGTTCAAACGATGAATCTGTCTCACCCAGACGAGTGCTGCGCCTTCGAGTCGCCCATCCTGGACCAGGTTTTGCCTCCAATACTGATCTTGGAGTTCATGTTTGGACTGATGGGGAACTTTGTTGCCCTGTGGATGTTCATCTTTCACATGGACACGTGGAAGCCCAACTCTGTGTACCTGACTCACCTGGCTGTCGCGGACTCCATTGTGCTGTTCTGCCTGCCTTTCAGAGCAGATTATTACAGACGGGGGAAAAACTGGCTCCACGGTGACGCCCTGTGTCGTATCCTGCTCTTTCTGCTGGCGGCCAACCGCGCGGCGGGGATATTCTTCCTCACGGCCGTGGCCGTTGACCGTTACTTTAAGATCGTCCACCCACTGAACCGGATCAACCGAATGGGCCTGGGCTACGCTCTCTGGGTCTCCCTCGGTCTCTGGGGTCTGATTTTCTTTGCTACCGGGTATCTTCTTGCTGACGAGCACTTCTTCTACAACAGCAACCGAACGCAGTGTGAGAGTTTCAACATCTGCATGGGCTTCAGTCCCCTCTCCACCTGGCACAACACTTTCTACGTCATCCAGTTTTTCTTGCCCACCGTAATCGTCGCGTTCTGCACCATCAGAATTACGTGGCAGCTGAGAAACAGGACTGTTGACAGAAAGGGGAAAATCAAACGGGCCGTTCAGTTTGTCTTGGCTGTGGCTTTGATCTTTATCACCTGCTTCTTTCCGAGCACTGTCTCACGTATAGCTGTATGGATCCTAAAGGCGTGGTATGATGAATGCAAATACTTCGAAGAGGCCAACCTGGCGTTCtacacatcagtgtgtttcaccTACTTCAACAGTGTCCTCAACCCTGTTGTGTATTATTTCTCGAGCCCCGCcttcagtggcaccttcaagAAGCTCCTGAATAAACTGCTGAGAAGGGACGACGGCGAAGATCAGACAGGTTCATCtgccaatgacatttccaccatTCATGGTAGGACATAA
- the clip1b gene encoding restin isoform X2, with translation MDKQGAMSTPGKTSGLKPPSKIVRPSGVPSKTSPSSGAPKPVPPEKSPGTVTSPTQEGGADFQIGDRVWVNGNKPGYVQFIGGTQFAPGQWAGIVLDEPIGKNDGSVAGVRYFQCEDGKGIFTRPSKLSKTALPEKEANGRQASPAPGAPAPSESAPAGTTSTAQGVGIKTSATLNRMLTSSESVSNLSDTESMKKNKRELRLGDRVLVGGTKAGVVRFLGETDFAKGDWCGVELDEPLGKNDGAVAGTRYFQCMPRYGLFAPVHKVTRIGFPCTTPTKAKSSRRKSGLKRSPSASSISSLSSATSSVSGRPSRAGLLTETSARYARKISGTTALQEALKEKQQHIEQLLAERDLERCEVAKATSHAGEVQQELTLLRKGRDQYAVEMEAKLDHLRSLVEAADRDKVELLNQLEEEKRKVEDLQFRVEEACITKGDLEVATVSERSRIMELEREVADLQLRLRASQQKEDAVSLSQQQISSLKAQAQSQEKKISELSVDVESKQKELQSVQQEKSSLEQQLTGLRQKLEIAEEENRKMAKTMQELEHSVEQSQKDYQQLKEESQRRETELTQATEKAEGTALLLEQLTNEKKTLETQLEALKQQNSKYQEELSLSKERSSTENQRIGVLCKEIEELKLASQKSQHLEEHNEERNTQQADMKTRETISNQDVEGDVNFQKSTGALISDKDRELETLRNEIAVLRGENAVAKTLQAAVETLERDKAQLQSRVHSLEQRLMGTQAAEGEGVEAPPSGDAALEQLREEKEFAEGQINFLNSVIVDLQRKNEELKIKLKKLALAEFNGNDGTDGFVEGVSKQEKKATPRLFCDICDCFDLHDTEDCPTQAQSPDSVPHTTYHGNPANERPYCDICEAFGHATESCNDDQTF, from the exons ATGGACAAACAAGGAGCCATGAGTACACCAGGCAAGACCAGCGGGCTCAAACCCCCCAGTAAAATAGTCCGTCCGTCTGGGGTGCCATCAAAGACATCTCCATCCTCTG GTGCTCCAAAGCCAGTTCCTCCTGAGAAGTCCCCCGGCACCGTGACCTCCCCGACCCAGGAGGGAGGCGCAGACTTTCAGATCGGAGACAGGGTCTGGGTCAATGGCAACAAGCCCGGCTACGTGCAGTTCATCGGGGGCACGCAGTTTGCCCCGGGGCAGTGGGCGGGCATTGTGCTGGACGAGCCTATCGGGAAGAACGACGGGTCCGTGGCGGGGGTCCGGTACTTCCAGTGTGAGGATGGGAAGGGGATATTCACGCGGCCTTCAAAGCTATCCAAGACAGCACTGCCAGAGAAGGAGGCGAACGGGAGGCAGGCCAGTCCAGCACCTGGAGCCCCTGCACCAAGCGAGTCTGCACCTGCTGGCACTACCTCAACCG CTCAGGGCGTCGGCATAAAGACGAGCGCTACGCTTAACCGAATGCTCACGTCCAGCGAGTCGGTGTCGAACCTCTCAGACACAGAATCcatgaagaagaacaagaggGAGCTGAGGCTGGGAGACCGTGTGCTG gTTGGTGGTACGAAGGCAGGAGTGGTCCGGTTTCTGGGAGAAACAGACTTCGCCAAGGGAGACTGGTGTGGAGTGGAGCTAGATGAACCGCTCGGCAAGAACGATGGAGCTGTAGCAGGGACCAG ataCTTTCAGTGCATGCCCAGGTACGGTCTGTTCGCTCCGGTCCACAAGGTGACACGTATCGGCTTCCCCTGCACCACGCCCACCAAGGCCAAGAGCTCACGGAGGAAGTCTGGCCTGAAGAGGAGCCCGAGCgcctcctccatcagctcccTCAGCTCCGCCACCTCCTCGGTCAGCGGCAGACCCAGCCGAGCAGGACTG CTGACGGAGACGTCGGCCCGGTACGCTCGTAAGATTTCTGGCACCACCGCGCTGCAGGAGGCTctgaaggagaagcagcagcacatcgAGCAGCTGCTGGCGGAGAGAGACCTGGAGAGATGTGAGGTGGCAAAGGCGACCAGCCATGCCGGGGAGGTGCAGCAGGAGCTGACTCTGCTGAGGAAAGGACGGGATCAG taTGCAGTGGAGATGGAGGCAAAGCTGGATCACCTGCGTTCGCTGGTGGAGGCCGCAGATCGAGACAAGGTGGAGCTGCTCaaccagctggaggaggagaagag AAAAGTGGAGGATCTGCAGTTTCGTGTGGAGGAAGCATGCATCACCAAAGGAGACCTGGAG GTGGCCACCGTGTCTGAGCGCTCCAGGATCATGGAGCTGGAGCGGGAGGTGGCAGACCTCCAGCTCAGGCTCCGGGCGTCCCAGCAGAAGGAGGACGCCGTGTCTCTGTCCCAGCAGCAGATCAGCAGCCTCAAGGCTCAGGCGCAGTCTCAGGAGAAAAAG ATCAGTGAGCTGAGCGTTGATGTGGAGAGCAAACAGAAAGAGCTTCAGTCTGTGCAGCAGGAGAAGAGCTcgctggagcagcagctcacCGGCCTG agaCAAAAGCTGGAGATagcggaggaggagaacaggaagaTGGCGAAGACCATGCAAG agctgGAGCACAGTGTGGAGCAGTCACAGAAAGACtaccagcagctgaaggaggagagtcAGCGCAGAGAGACGGAGCTCACACAG GCTACTGAAAAGGCAGAGGGTACGGCGCTGCTGCTTGAGCAGCTGACCAATGAGAAGAAGACACTGGAGACGCAG CTCGAGGCTTTGAAACAGCAGAACTCCAAATACCAGGAAGAGCTGAGTCTGTCGAAGGAGCgaagcagcacagaaaaccAGCGAATCGGCGTCCTCTGCAAGGAAAT CGAGGAGCTGAAGCTGGCCTCCCAGAAGTCCCAGCATCTCGAGGAG CACAATGAAGAGCGTAACACTCAACAGGCAGACATGAAGACCAG AGAGACCATCTCGAATCAGGACGTGGAGGGAGATGTAAACTTCCAGAAGTCCACTGGAGCCCTAATCTCAGACAAAGACCGGGAGCTGGAAACTCTGAGGAACGAG ATCGCCGTGCTGCGAGGAGAAAACGCCGTGGCCAAGACCCTGCAGGCGGCCGTGGAGACGCTGGAGCGAGACAAGGCTCAGCTGCAGAGCCGCGTCCACAGTCTAGAGCAAAGGCTCATGGGAACGCAGGCCGCGGAGGGAGAAGGCGTTGAAGCTCCGCCCTCAG GCGACGCAGCTCTGgagcagctgagggaggagaaggagttCGCTGAGGGACAG ATCAACTTCCTGAACAGCGTGATTGTGGACCTGCAGCGGAAGAACGAGGAGCTGAAGATCAAACTGAAGAAGCTCGCTCTGGCGGAGTTCAACGGCAACGACGGGACGGACGG CTTTGTTGAAGGCGTGtcaaagcaggagaagaaggCGACGCCTCGTCTCTTCTGCGATATCTGCGACTGCTTCGACCTCCACGACACAGAGGACTGTCCCACTCAGGCCCAGAGCCCCGACTCTGTACCTCACACCACCTATCACGGCAACCCGGCCAACGAGAGGCCCTACTGCGACATCTGCGAGGCCTTCGGACACGCCACGGAGTCCTGCAACGACGACCAGACCTTCTAG
- the denr gene encoding density-regulated protein isoform X2, with protein MATTEMESGSSETKSEQGTYDPDSKYPLKVLYCGVCSLPTEYCEYMPEPAKCRHWLEKNFPDVFARMTVANAPKQEPGTGEAPPAGEDEEKKKQKRGGRGQIRQKKKTVPQKVTIAKIPRAKKKYVTRVCGLATFDIELKEAQRFFAQKFSCGASVTAEDEIIIQGDFTDDIIDVIQEKWPEVDDDSIDDLGEVKK; from the exons ATGGCTACTACTGAGATGGAATCAGGTTCTTCAGAGACCAAATCAGAGCAAGGGACATATGACCCTGATTCAAAGTACCCACTGAAAGTTCTTTACTGCGGAG tgtgctCTCTGCCTACGGAG TATTGTGAGTACATGCCTGAGCCAGCCAAATGTAGGCATTGGCTTGAGAAGAACTTTCCAGATGTTTTTGCCAGGATGACTGTAG CGAATGCACCCAAGCAGGAACCCGGCACTGGAGaagctccccctgctggtgaggatgaggagaagaagaaacagaagagag GTGGAAGAGGCcagataagacagaaaaagaagactGTGCCTCAGAAAGTCACGATAGCAAAAATCCCGAGAGCCAAGAAAAAATACGTCACACGGGTGTGTGGCCTGGCGACGTTTG ACATCGAACTTAAAGAGGCTCAGCGGTTCTTTGCCCAGAAATTCTCTTGTGGTGCCTCAGttacagcagaggatgaaataATCATTCAGGGAGATTTCACAGATGACATAATTGACGTCATACAAGAGAAGTGGCCTGAG GTGGACGATGACAGCATCGACGATCTGGGTGAAGTCAAGAAGTGA
- the clip1b gene encoding restin isoform X1, producing MDKQGAMSTPGKTSGLKPPSKIVRPSGVPSKTSPSSGAPKPVPPEKSPGTVTSPTQEGGADFQIGDRVWVNGNKPGYVQFIGGTQFAPGQWAGIVLDEPIGKNDGSVAGVRYFQCEDGKGIFTRPSKLSKTALPEKEANGRQASPAPGAPAPSESAPAGTTSTAQGVGIKTSATLNRMLTSSESVSNLSDTESMKKNKRELRLGDRVLVGGTKAGVVRFLGETDFAKGDWCGVELDEPLGKNDGAVAGTRYFQCMPRYGLFAPVHKVTRIGFPCTTPTKAKSSRRKSGLKRSPSASSISSLSSATSSVSGRPSRAGLLTETSARYARKISGTTALQEALKEKQQHIEQLLAERDLERCEVAKATSHAGEVQQELTLLRKGRDQYAVEMEAKLDHLRSLVEAADRDKVELLNQLEEEKRKVEDLQFRVEEACITKGDLETQTRLEHAHIKELEQSLLFEKTKAEKLQRDLEDTRVATVSERSRIMELEREVADLQLRLRASQQKEDAVSLSQQQISSLKAQAQSQEKKISELSVDVESKQKELQSVQQEKSSLEQQLTGLRQKLEIAEEENRKMAKTMQELEHSVEQSQKDYQQLKEESQRRETELTQATEKAEGTALLLEQLTNEKKTLETQLEALKQQNSKYQEELSLSKERSSTENQRIGVLCKEIEELKLASQKSQHLEEHNEERNTQQADMKTRETISNQDVEGDVNFQKSTGALISDKDRELETLRNEIAVLRGENAVAKTLQAAVETLERDKAQLQSRVHSLEQRLMGTQAAEGEGVEAPPSGDAALEQLREEKEFAEGQINFLNSVIVDLQRKNEELKIKLKKLALAEFNGNDGTDGFVEGVSKQEKKATPRLFCDICDCFDLHDTEDCPTQAQSPDSVPHTTYHGNPANERPYCDICEAFGHATESCNDDQTF from the exons ATGGACAAACAAGGAGCCATGAGTACACCAGGCAAGACCAGCGGGCTCAAACCCCCCAGTAAAATAGTCCGTCCGTCTGGGGTGCCATCAAAGACATCTCCATCCTCTG GTGCTCCAAAGCCAGTTCCTCCTGAGAAGTCCCCCGGCACCGTGACCTCCCCGACCCAGGAGGGAGGCGCAGACTTTCAGATCGGAGACAGGGTCTGGGTCAATGGCAACAAGCCCGGCTACGTGCAGTTCATCGGGGGCACGCAGTTTGCCCCGGGGCAGTGGGCGGGCATTGTGCTGGACGAGCCTATCGGGAAGAACGACGGGTCCGTGGCGGGGGTCCGGTACTTCCAGTGTGAGGATGGGAAGGGGATATTCACGCGGCCTTCAAAGCTATCCAAGACAGCACTGCCAGAGAAGGAGGCGAACGGGAGGCAGGCCAGTCCAGCACCTGGAGCCCCTGCACCAAGCGAGTCTGCACCTGCTGGCACTACCTCAACCG CTCAGGGCGTCGGCATAAAGACGAGCGCTACGCTTAACCGAATGCTCACGTCCAGCGAGTCGGTGTCGAACCTCTCAGACACAGAATCcatgaagaagaacaagaggGAGCTGAGGCTGGGAGACCGTGTGCTG gTTGGTGGTACGAAGGCAGGAGTGGTCCGGTTTCTGGGAGAAACAGACTTCGCCAAGGGAGACTGGTGTGGAGTGGAGCTAGATGAACCGCTCGGCAAGAACGATGGAGCTGTAGCAGGGACCAG ataCTTTCAGTGCATGCCCAGGTACGGTCTGTTCGCTCCGGTCCACAAGGTGACACGTATCGGCTTCCCCTGCACCACGCCCACCAAGGCCAAGAGCTCACGGAGGAAGTCTGGCCTGAAGAGGAGCCCGAGCgcctcctccatcagctcccTCAGCTCCGCCACCTCCTCGGTCAGCGGCAGACCCAGCCGAGCAGGACTG CTGACGGAGACGTCGGCCCGGTACGCTCGTAAGATTTCTGGCACCACCGCGCTGCAGGAGGCTctgaaggagaagcagcagcacatcgAGCAGCTGCTGGCGGAGAGAGACCTGGAGAGATGTGAGGTGGCAAAGGCGACCAGCCATGCCGGGGAGGTGCAGCAGGAGCTGACTCTGCTGAGGAAAGGACGGGATCAG taTGCAGTGGAGATGGAGGCAAAGCTGGATCACCTGCGTTCGCTGGTGGAGGCCGCAGATCGAGACAAGGTGGAGCTGCTCaaccagctggaggaggagaagag AAAAGTGGAGGATCTGCAGTTTCGTGTGGAGGAAGCATGCATCACCAAAGGAGACCTGGAG ACGCAGACCAGACTGGAGCATGCCCACATAAAGGAGCTTGAGCAGAGCCTGCTCTTTGAAAAGACCAAAGCTGAAAAACTCCAGAGGGATTTAGAGGACACTAGG GTGGCCACCGTGTCTGAGCGCTCCAGGATCATGGAGCTGGAGCGGGAGGTGGCAGACCTCCAGCTCAGGCTCCGGGCGTCCCAGCAGAAGGAGGACGCCGTGTCTCTGTCCCAGCAGCAGATCAGCAGCCTCAAGGCTCAGGCGCAGTCTCAGGAGAAAAAG ATCAGTGAGCTGAGCGTTGATGTGGAGAGCAAACAGAAAGAGCTTCAGTCTGTGCAGCAGGAGAAGAGCTcgctggagcagcagctcacCGGCCTG agaCAAAAGCTGGAGATagcggaggaggagaacaggaagaTGGCGAAGACCATGCAAG agctgGAGCACAGTGTGGAGCAGTCACAGAAAGACtaccagcagctgaaggaggagagtcAGCGCAGAGAGACGGAGCTCACACAG GCTACTGAAAAGGCAGAGGGTACGGCGCTGCTGCTTGAGCAGCTGACCAATGAGAAGAAGACACTGGAGACGCAG CTCGAGGCTTTGAAACAGCAGAACTCCAAATACCAGGAAGAGCTGAGTCTGTCGAAGGAGCgaagcagcacagaaaaccAGCGAATCGGCGTCCTCTGCAAGGAAAT CGAGGAGCTGAAGCTGGCCTCCCAGAAGTCCCAGCATCTCGAGGAG CACAATGAAGAGCGTAACACTCAACAGGCAGACATGAAGACCAG AGAGACCATCTCGAATCAGGACGTGGAGGGAGATGTAAACTTCCAGAAGTCCACTGGAGCCCTAATCTCAGACAAAGACCGGGAGCTGGAAACTCTGAGGAACGAG ATCGCCGTGCTGCGAGGAGAAAACGCCGTGGCCAAGACCCTGCAGGCGGCCGTGGAGACGCTGGAGCGAGACAAGGCTCAGCTGCAGAGCCGCGTCCACAGTCTAGAGCAAAGGCTCATGGGAACGCAGGCCGCGGAGGGAGAAGGCGTTGAAGCTCCGCCCTCAG GCGACGCAGCTCTGgagcagctgagggaggagaaggagttCGCTGAGGGACAG ATCAACTTCCTGAACAGCGTGATTGTGGACCTGCAGCGGAAGAACGAGGAGCTGAAGATCAAACTGAAGAAGCTCGCTCTGGCGGAGTTCAACGGCAACGACGGGACGGACGG CTTTGTTGAAGGCGTGtcaaagcaggagaagaaggCGACGCCTCGTCTCTTCTGCGATATCTGCGACTGCTTCGACCTCCACGACACAGAGGACTGTCCCACTCAGGCCCAGAGCCCCGACTCTGTACCTCACACCACCTATCACGGCAACCCGGCCAACGAGAGGCCCTACTGCGACATCTGCGAGGCCTTCGGACACGCCACGGAGTCCTGCAACGACGACCAGACCTTCTAG
- the ccdc62 gene encoding coiled-coil domain-containing protein 62 isoform X2: protein MDEGKRLPPSNGRASACFPWTDVSDTSAELWHSTPVKKKNGGAPLDASRPSALTSFKMDNRARLWANGSPPVPADTLCPPGSQDTEFPVNDLSGSTVQRQRRELQLLMAELKDRDRELNTMAASHRKQLHAWEQDRQRVLTVEQRCARLEDELQKRNEVIRVLTKRVWVVETREEEVQKELSASRQQLCELEQKQQHISSKCEDFEEKNQSLSSTVMALSTQVGALQVREEELSSMLKLKDKDVTEASGHIFDLTGRLRDLETSLTESRSQESKLLRDSEENKRRYKEARHEIARLKEELQQQVAQSSTQREEIIRLKQELQLLRRELAVSGEGDSWKDELLELARSKQERNMSEIRCLRQVCENQRNDLQLLQLNLESARETLREKTGQRSPGSQDELRCGCLDDRSPSSLRVKNTISGDLGVFSAHHMDADDPLSSCSLQQLLQESRQVIMTSSEHSSSRRHSSVQNSGPTRSCGTTDPIYSHKHQTCHHQPATPTYQASETPPKACPRHGVSQTCGWLSGD from the exons atggaCGAAGGGAAAAGACTGCCCCCCTCAAATGGAAGAGCCTCCGCCTGTTTCCCCTGGACAGATG TTTCAGATACTTCAGCTGAGCTCTGGCACAGCACTCCAGTTAAAAAG AAAAATGGTGGTGCTCCACTGGATGCCAGCCGACCTTCTGCTCTAACCAGCTTCAAGATGGACAACAGAGCAAGACTGTGGGCCAATGGTTCACCTCCCGTCCCAGCAGacaccctctgcccccccggCTCACAGGACACTGAG TTTCCTGTCAATGACCTGAGTGGCTCCACCGtccagaggcagaggagggagctCCAGCTGCTGATGGCTGAGCTGAAGGACCGGGACCGGGAGCTCAACACCATGGCTGCCTCCCATCGTAAGCAGCTTCACGCCTGGGAACAGGACCGCCAGAGGGTGCTCACCGTGGAGCAGAGGTGTGCCCGTTTGGAGG ATGAGTTGCAGAAGCGTAATGAGGTGATCAGAGTCTTAACCAAGCGTGTGTGGGTGGTGGaaaccagagaggaggaggtccaAAAGGAGCTCAGCGCCTCccgacagcagctctgtgagcttgagcagaaacagcagcacatcagcagcaaaTGCGAAGACTTTGAG GAGAAGAACCAGAGTCTCAGCTCCACAGTCATGGCTCTGTCCACTCAAGTCGGCGCTCTGCAGGTCAGGGAGGAAGAACTGAGTTCCATGCTCAAACTCAAG GACAAAGATGTGACTGAGGCCTCTGGTCATATATTCGACCTCACGGGGCGCCTTCGAGATCTGGAGACATCGCTCACTGAGAGTCGCTCACAGGAAAGCAAACTGCTGAGAGACTCGGAGGAAAATAAACGGCGATACAAAGAGGCCAGACATGAGATCGCACGCCTGAAAG aggagctgcagcagcaggtcgcACAGAGCAGCACTCAGAGAGAAGAGATCATCCGTCTGaaacaggagctgcagctgcttcgCAGAGAGCTCGCCGTGTCCG gagagggagacagctGGAAAGATGAGCTGCTGGAACTGGCTCGCTCCAAACAGGAGCGCAACATGTCGGAGATCCGCTGCCTTCGACAG GTGTGTGAGAATCAGAGGAATGACCTGCAGCTTTTGCAGCTGAACCTGGAAAGCGCTCGTGAAACCCTGAGAGAGAAGACGGGTCAGCGATCACCTGGCAG TCAGGATGAGTTAAGATGTGGCTGTCTGGACGACCGCTCGCCTTCATCCCTCAGAGTGAAGAACACGATCAGCGGTGACCTGGGAGTCTTCTCAGCTCATCACATGGAT GCTGATGATCCTCTGTCCAGCTGCTCGCTGCAGCAGCTCTTACAGGAGTCCCGGCAGGTCATCATGACCAgttcagagcacagcagctccAGACGTCACAGCTCAGTGCAAAACAGTGGCCCGACCAGGAGCTGTGGGACCACCGACCCCATTTACTCTCATAAGCACCAGACGTGCCACCACCAGCCAGCTACCCCGACATATCAG gCCAGTGAAACTCCACCCAAAGCCTGTCCTCGACACGGTGTCAGCCAGACGTGTGGATGGCTCAGCGGCGACTGA
- the denr gene encoding density-regulated protein isoform X1: protein MATTEMESGSSETKSEQGTYDPDSKYPLKVLYCGVCSLPTEYCEYMPEPAKCRHWLEKNFPDVFARMTVGPAANAPKQEPGTGEAPPAGEDEEKKKQKRGGRGQIRQKKKTVPQKVTIAKIPRAKKKYVTRVCGLATFDIELKEAQRFFAQKFSCGASVTAEDEIIIQGDFTDDIIDVIQEKWPEVDDDSIDDLGEVKK from the exons ATGGCTACTACTGAGATGGAATCAGGTTCTTCAGAGACCAAATCAGAGCAAGGGACATATGACCCTGATTCAAAGTACCCACTGAAAGTTCTTTACTGCGGAG tgtgctCTCTGCCTACGGAG TATTGTGAGTACATGCCTGAGCCAGCCAAATGTAGGCATTGGCTTGAGAAGAACTTTCCAGATGTTTTTGCCAGGATGACTGTAGG CCCGGCAGCGAATGCACCCAAGCAGGAACCCGGCACTGGAGaagctccccctgctggtgaggatgaggagaagaagaaacagaagagag GTGGAAGAGGCcagataagacagaaaaagaagactGTGCCTCAGAAAGTCACGATAGCAAAAATCCCGAGAGCCAAGAAAAAATACGTCACACGGGTGTGTGGCCTGGCGACGTTTG ACATCGAACTTAAAGAGGCTCAGCGGTTCTTTGCCCAGAAATTCTCTTGTGGTGCCTCAGttacagcagaggatgaaataATCATTCAGGGAGATTTCACAGATGACATAATTGACGTCATACAAGAGAAGTGGCCTGAG GTGGACGATGACAGCATCGACGATCTGGGTGAAGTCAAGAAGTGA
- the ccdc62 gene encoding coiled-coil domain-containing protein 62 isoform X1, giving the protein MDEGKRLPPSNGRASACFPWTDVSDTSAELWHSTPVKKKNGGAPLDASRPSALTSFKMDNRARLWANGSPPVPADTLCPPGSQDTEFPVNDLSGSTVQRQRRELQLLMAELKDRDRELNTMAASHRKQLHAWEQDRQRVLTVEQRCARLEDELQKRNEVIRVLTKRVWVVETREEEVQKELSASRQQLCELEQKQQHISSKCEDFEEKNQSLSSTVMALSTQVGALQVREEELSSMLKLKDKDVTEASGHIFDLTGRLRDLETSLTESRSQESKLLRDSEENKRRYKEARHEIARLKEELQQQVAQSSTQREEIIRLKQELQLLRRELAVSGEGDSWKDELLELARSKQERNMSEIRCLRQVCENQRNDLQLLQLNLESARETLREKTGQRSPGSQDELRCGCLDDRSPSSLRVKNTISGDLGVFSAHHMDADDPLSSCSLQQLLQESRQVIMTSSEHSSSRRHSSVQNSGPTRSCGTTDPIYSHKHQTCHHQPATPTYQQASETPPKACPRHGVSQTCGWLSGD; this is encoded by the exons atggaCGAAGGGAAAAGACTGCCCCCCTCAAATGGAAGAGCCTCCGCCTGTTTCCCCTGGACAGATG TTTCAGATACTTCAGCTGAGCTCTGGCACAGCACTCCAGTTAAAAAG AAAAATGGTGGTGCTCCACTGGATGCCAGCCGACCTTCTGCTCTAACCAGCTTCAAGATGGACAACAGAGCAAGACTGTGGGCCAATGGTTCACCTCCCGTCCCAGCAGacaccctctgcccccccggCTCACAGGACACTGAG TTTCCTGTCAATGACCTGAGTGGCTCCACCGtccagaggcagaggagggagctCCAGCTGCTGATGGCTGAGCTGAAGGACCGGGACCGGGAGCTCAACACCATGGCTGCCTCCCATCGTAAGCAGCTTCACGCCTGGGAACAGGACCGCCAGAGGGTGCTCACCGTGGAGCAGAGGTGTGCCCGTTTGGAGG ATGAGTTGCAGAAGCGTAATGAGGTGATCAGAGTCTTAACCAAGCGTGTGTGGGTGGTGGaaaccagagaggaggaggtccaAAAGGAGCTCAGCGCCTCccgacagcagctctgtgagcttgagcagaaacagcagcacatcagcagcaaaTGCGAAGACTTTGAG GAGAAGAACCAGAGTCTCAGCTCCACAGTCATGGCTCTGTCCACTCAAGTCGGCGCTCTGCAGGTCAGGGAGGAAGAACTGAGTTCCATGCTCAAACTCAAG GACAAAGATGTGACTGAGGCCTCTGGTCATATATTCGACCTCACGGGGCGCCTTCGAGATCTGGAGACATCGCTCACTGAGAGTCGCTCACAGGAAAGCAAACTGCTGAGAGACTCGGAGGAAAATAAACGGCGATACAAAGAGGCCAGACATGAGATCGCACGCCTGAAAG aggagctgcagcagcaggtcgcACAGAGCAGCACTCAGAGAGAAGAGATCATCCGTCTGaaacaggagctgcagctgcttcgCAGAGAGCTCGCCGTGTCCG gagagggagacagctGGAAAGATGAGCTGCTGGAACTGGCTCGCTCCAAACAGGAGCGCAACATGTCGGAGATCCGCTGCCTTCGACAG GTGTGTGAGAATCAGAGGAATGACCTGCAGCTTTTGCAGCTGAACCTGGAAAGCGCTCGTGAAACCCTGAGAGAGAAGACGGGTCAGCGATCACCTGGCAG TCAGGATGAGTTAAGATGTGGCTGTCTGGACGACCGCTCGCCTTCATCCCTCAGAGTGAAGAACACGATCAGCGGTGACCTGGGAGTCTTCTCAGCTCATCACATGGAT GCTGATGATCCTCTGTCCAGCTGCTCGCTGCAGCAGCTCTTACAGGAGTCCCGGCAGGTCATCATGACCAgttcagagcacagcagctccAGACGTCACAGCTCAGTGCAAAACAGTGGCCCGACCAGGAGCTGTGGGACCACCGACCCCATTTACTCTCATAAGCACCAGACGTGCCACCACCAGCCAGCTACCCCGACATATCAG caggCCAGTGAAACTCCACCCAAAGCCTGTCCTCGACACGGTGTCAGCCAGACGTGTGGATGGCTCAGCGGCGACTGA